One window of Desulfobacca acetoxidans DSM 11109 genomic DNA carries:
- a CDS encoding acyl-CoA mutase large subunit family protein has protein sequence MSALERIKTAKAKYEEKVAKTLQKMSERKDQFVNTSGIPVERVYTPLDLEDFDYLEKLGMPGQFPYTRAVQPTAYRGRYWTMRQYAGFGSAEETNQRYHYLLNAGQTGLSVAFDLPTQIGFDSDHELARGEVGKVGVAIDSLWDMENLFKGIPLDKVSTSMTINSPAAILMAMYLVLAEQQNIGFDKLRGTIQNDILKEYSSRGTYIFPPRPSMKIITDIFAYCSKEVPQWNTISISGYHIREAGATAVQEVAFTLANGFAYVEAAVKAGLEVDVFGPRLSFFFNSHLDFLEEVAKFRAARRLWAKTMKERFGAKDPRTLMLRFHTQTAGCTLTAVQPMNNIVRVAFQAMSAVLGGTQSLHTNSMDEALALPSEQAVQVALRTQQVIAYETGVADTVDPLAGSYYIEKLTDEIEARAQAYIDTIEKMGGPVAAVEKGYIQKEIQESAYRYQKEIEANDRIIVGLNKFQVQEEKPKELLKVDPSVRDQQVERLQKLKGQRNQQQVQETLAKVKDAARTGANLMPPILEAVRSLATLGEICDTLRGVFGEYEAAPFV, from the coding sequence ATGTCAGCCTTGGAACGCATTAAAACGGCGAAAGCCAAATACGAGGAGAAAGTCGCCAAGACCTTGCAGAAAATGTCCGAACGCAAGGACCAGTTTGTCAATACTTCGGGCATTCCGGTGGAGCGGGTGTACACCCCGTTAGACCTGGAGGATTTCGACTATCTGGAAAAATTGGGAATGCCGGGTCAATTTCCCTATACGAGAGCCGTGCAACCCACTGCTTATCGCGGCCGCTACTGGACCATGCGGCAGTATGCCGGCTTCGGTTCCGCTGAGGAGACTAACCAGCGCTACCATTATCTCTTAAATGCCGGCCAGACCGGGCTGTCCGTGGCCTTTGACCTGCCCACTCAGATCGGCTTCGACTCCGACCACGAATTGGCTCGGGGTGAAGTAGGTAAGGTGGGTGTAGCCATCGACTCTCTGTGGGATATGGAAAACCTGTTCAAGGGAATCCCCTTAGATAAAGTCAGCACTTCTATGACCATCAACTCACCTGCCGCCATTCTTATGGCCATGTATCTGGTGTTGGCTGAACAGCAGAACATCGGCTTTGATAAACTGCGGGGTACCATCCAGAACGATATTTTGAAAGAATATTCTTCGCGGGGAACCTATATCTTCCCGCCCCGGCCATCGATGAAAATCATTACCGATATCTTTGCCTACTGTTCCAAAGAAGTGCCGCAGTGGAACACCATCAGCATCAGCGGCTATCACATCCGGGAAGCCGGAGCCACCGCAGTGCAGGAGGTTGCCTTTACCCTGGCCAACGGGTTTGCCTATGTTGAGGCCGCCGTCAAAGCCGGCCTGGAAGTAGATGTCTTCGGACCCCGTCTGTCTTTCTTCTTCAATTCTCACCTTGACTTCCTGGAGGAGGTGGCCAAATTCCGGGCGGCCCGCCGCCTCTGGGCCAAGACGATGAAAGAGCGCTTCGGTGCCAAAGACCCCCGCACTTTGATGCTGCGGTTCCATACCCAGACTGCCGGCTGTACCCTCACCGCGGTTCAACCCATGAACAATATCGTCCGGGTGGCCTTCCAGGCCATGAGCGCCGTCCTGGGCGGGACTCAATCCCTACATACCAACTCCATGGATGAGGCCTTGGCCCTGCCCTCTGAGCAGGCGGTGCAGGTGGCCCTGCGCACCCAGCAGGTCATTGCCTATGAGACCGGCGTCGCCGATACCGTAGACCCCCTGGCCGGTTCTTATTATATCGAAAAGCTTACCGACGAGATTGAAGCCCGAGCCCAGGCATATATCGACACCATCGAAAAGATGGGCGGGCCCGTCGCTGCGGTTGAGAAAGGCTATATTCAGAAGGAAATTCAGGAGAGCGCCTATCGCTATCAGAAAGAGATCGAAGCCAACGACCGTATTATTGTCGGCCTGAACAAATTTCAGGTCCAGGAAGAAAAACCCAAAGAGCTCCTGAAGGTTGATCCCAGCGTGCGAGATCAACAGGTTGAACGCCTGCAAAAACTCAAAGGCCAGCGCAATCAACAGCAGGTGCAGGAAACCCTTGCCAAAGTCAAAGATGCGGCCCGGACCGGCGCCAATCTGATGCCGCCGATTTTGGAGGCGGTGCGCTCTCTGGCCACCCTCGGGGAAATCTGCGACACCCTGCGAGGGGTCTTTGGAGAGTATGAGGCCGCGCCGTTTGTATAA
- a CDS encoding cobalamin B12-binding domain-containing protein encodes MPERKIRVLAAKPGLDGHDRGIKVICAALRDAGMEVIYTGLRQTPEQIVSAAIQEDVDVIAMSCLSGAHDYLFPRVTELLKEKNVEDILVLGGGIIPEEDVPSLKAAGIADIFTPGATTSEIINFIKANIKRN; translated from the coding sequence ATGCCTGAAAGAAAAATTCGCGTGTTGGCCGCCAAACCCGGTCTCGATGGCCACGACCGGGGTATCAAGGTCATCTGCGCCGCCCTCAGAGACGCGGGCATGGAAGTTATCTACACCGGGTTGCGTCAGACCCCGGAACAGATCGTCAGCGCCGCCATCCAGGAAGACGTGGACGTCATCGCGATGAGTTGCCTCTCCGGCGCCCATGACTACCTCTTCCCTCGAGTCACTGAACTTTTGAAAGAGAAAAACGTTGAAGATATCCTGGTTCTGGGCGGGGGTATTATCCCGGAAGAAGACGTTCCTTCTTTGAAAGCGGCGGGTATCGCCGATATCTTCACCCCCGGCGCCACCACGAGCGAGATTATTAATTTCATTAAGGCCAATATCAAGAGAAATTAG
- the pyk gene encoding pyruvate kinase yields MGLPNHKTKIVATIGPASESLEGIQLLLKAGMNVARINFSHGDFNYHRRLIHNARRAAHLTNSRLAIMADLPGPKIRLGQIDPEPVELKSGETYFLTTEDIVGDRFGASVSFAGLPQAVKPGNIIFLNDGLIQLAVEQVINNVVHCRVEVGGELRSRKGLNLPGIHLGISAFTEYDRQCLEFALEHGVDAVSQSFVESAQDITAVREAAQDIGWQPFIIAKIERRNALDHLDGIIKAADGIMIARGDLGVEIPIEQIAGTQKRIMRKANLAGKPVITATQMLESMVSNRRPTRAEATDVANAILDGADAVMLSEESAMGQYPVEAVAMLAKIAAAIEPHRPGSHIRGILKEISTQKHLNLSELIALSVEATLERITPAAVFVPTRSGATARSISRFRPSVWIMALSSLETTCQRLMFTYGVWPIHEPDHPEDWKDYIRGYLQRFELPGDIVLLTEGPSSKHPQVNNRMELFDLSKR; encoded by the coding sequence ATGGGGTTGCCCAACCACAAGACCAAGATTGTAGCCACTATCGGCCCGGCTTCGGAATCCTTGGAAGGAATTCAACTGTTGCTTAAAGCGGGAATGAATGTGGCCCGGATCAATTTTTCCCATGGTGATTTCAACTATCATAGACGGTTAATCCATAATGCTCGCCGGGCGGCTCACCTCACGAATAGCCGTCTGGCCATCATGGCGGACCTGCCCGGACCCAAAATCCGTCTGGGACAGATCGACCCGGAGCCGGTAGAGTTGAAATCAGGGGAAACATATTTCCTGACCACCGAAGATATCGTGGGGGACCGGTTTGGCGCCTCGGTAAGTTTTGCCGGTCTGCCCCAAGCAGTGAAGCCGGGGAATATCATATTTTTAAACGATGGCCTGATCCAGCTTGCCGTGGAGCAGGTAATAAATAATGTAGTGCACTGCCGGGTAGAGGTGGGGGGCGAGTTGCGCTCCCGCAAGGGACTGAATCTCCCCGGCATTCATCTCGGAATCAGCGCCTTTACGGAATATGACCGGCAGTGCCTGGAATTCGCCCTGGAGCATGGAGTAGACGCCGTGAGCCAGTCTTTTGTAGAGTCTGCCCAGGACATCACGGCAGTACGGGAGGCGGCCCAGGACATCGGTTGGCAGCCTTTTATTATCGCCAAGATCGAACGCCGCAACGCCCTCGACCACCTGGACGGGATCATCAAAGCGGCGGACGGGATTATGATTGCCCGTGGCGATTTGGGGGTAGAAATTCCCATTGAGCAGATTGCCGGAACCCAGAAGCGAATCATGCGCAAGGCCAACCTGGCCGGTAAACCGGTGATCACCGCCACCCAAATGCTGGAGTCGATGGTATCCAACCGGCGGCCGACCCGGGCCGAAGCCACTGATGTGGCCAATGCTATTCTGGACGGCGCCGATGCCGTCATGCTTTCGGAAGAGTCGGCCATGGGACAATACCCGGTAGAGGCCGTGGCCATGCTGGCCAAGATCGCCGCAGCTATCGAACCCCATCGGCCAGGGTCCCATATTAGAGGCATCCTGAAGGAAATATCCACTCAAAAACACCTTAATCTCTCGGAACTCATCGCTCTGAGTGTAGAGGCAACCCTGGAGCGGATCACCCCGGCGGCGGTATTTGTTCCTACCCGCAGCGGCGCCACGGCCCGCAGTATCTCCCGATTCCGGCCGTCGGTGTGGATCATGGCCCTAAGCTCTCTGGAGACCACCTGCCAGCGATTGATGTTCACCTATGGAGTCTGGCCGATTCACGAACCGGATCACCCGGAAGACTGGAAAGATTATATCCGTGGCTACCTACAGCGGTTTGAGCTGCCAGGCGATATCGTGTTGCTGACCGAAGGCCCGTCTTCCAAACACCCGCAGGTTAACAACCGCATGGAGTTATTTGATCTGTCAAAAAGATAG
- a CDS encoding SphA family protein, with product MRKRIILGLLIAALMLPAPAAGTELGLTSYPDGIENFFAGAFPPPGFYYQNYLLFYKADQFRGGPPNPKAFIFAEVLRFIYSSKIKILGANWGTHLVVPLVYTDLNSEVPGFIIADDRRFGFANTAFDPIILAWHFEEFHVTSALEIQFPGSYNRNNPASPSRNYFTFEPILAFAWMPKWGLGINVKMMYDFPTRNNEPLTITGARDHYHSGQAFHFDYCVDYAVLPNLRLGAAGYYYTQTTGDTADGVKIGFHGREFAIGPAIKYDYGRFSFCVINQFEMAALNRPEGVRNWVRIWYAF from the coding sequence ATGAGAAAGAGAATTATTTTAGGGTTGCTGATCGCCGCTTTGATGTTGCCGGCGCCGGCGGCAGGCACGGAATTGGGTCTGACCTCTTATCCGGACGGTATAGAGAACTTTTTTGCCGGGGCTTTTCCGCCGCCAGGGTTTTATTACCAGAATTACTTGCTGTTCTATAAGGCCGATCAATTCCGCGGGGGGCCGCCGAATCCCAAGGCCTTTATCTTCGCTGAGGTTTTGCGGTTTATCTACTCCAGCAAGATTAAAATCCTGGGCGCCAATTGGGGAACCCATCTGGTGGTGCCTCTGGTCTATACCGACCTAAACTCGGAGGTCCCGGGTTTCATTATCGCCGATGACCGCCGCTTCGGATTCGCCAACACCGCCTTTGATCCCATCATCCTGGCCTGGCATTTCGAGGAGTTTCATGTGACCTCGGCCCTCGAAATTCAATTTCCCGGATCCTACAATCGCAATAATCCGGCCAGCCCGTCACGCAATTATTTCACCTTTGAACCAATTCTCGCCTTTGCCTGGATGCCCAAGTGGGGATTGGGGATAAACGTCAAAATGATGTATGACTTCCCGACCCGCAATAATGAGCCTCTGACCATCACCGGCGCTCGGGATCATTATCATTCCGGGCAGGCCTTCCACTTTGACTACTGCGTTGACTACGCCGTCCTTCCCAACCTCCGCCTGGGGGCGGCCGGCTATTACTACACCCAAACCACCGGGGACACCGCCGATGGGGTGAAAATCGGCTTTCATGGCCGTGAGTTTGCTATCGGGCCGGCCATCAAATATGACTATGGCCGTTTCAGTTTCTGCGTCATTAATCAATTCGAGATGGCGGCCCTCAACCGTCCCGAAGGCGTCCGCAACTGGGTCAGAATCTGGTATGCTTTCTGA
- a CDS encoding phosphate ABC transporter ATP-binding protein has translation MATQPSNNLILSAVAKNLTVDFVGRRVLHGVHLELHPGQLTVIIGRSGSGKTTLLRTFNRLNEHYPACASSGTLKLHFQDGWQDIYQDGINLAELRQRVGMVFQNPTILPFSVEKNISLLLKLILNLPRSELEGRVESALRQVHLWSEVKNRLRTPAAVLSGGQQQRLCLARTLALEPEFLLLDEPTANLDFRIAQKIEELLLELKTRCQIVAVSHSLNQARRLADQLLVLKNGSLMSTLSPAEFQQPERWQDLLTEMF, from the coding sequence ATGGCAACACAACCTAGCAATAATCTTATCCTGTCCGCGGTAGCGAAAAACCTCACAGTTGACTTTGTTGGCCGCCGGGTTTTACATGGAGTGCACCTCGAACTGCACCCAGGTCAGCTTACCGTCATCATCGGGCGCTCCGGCTCTGGGAAAACGACCCTTTTACGCACCTTCAACCGCTTGAATGAACATTATCCTGCTTGTGCCAGCTCAGGCACCCTTAAACTGCACTTTCAGGATGGCTGGCAAGATATTTACCAGGACGGGATCAATCTGGCCGAACTGCGCCAGCGGGTCGGGATGGTCTTTCAGAACCCCACTATTTTGCCCTTCAGTGTGGAGAAGAATATCTCTTTACTTCTGAAGCTCATCCTAAATCTCCCGCGATCGGAGCTAGAAGGCCGGGTCGAATCGGCGCTACGCCAGGTTCACCTCTGGAGCGAGGTCAAGAATCGCTTACGAACCCCGGCCGCCGTCCTCTCCGGGGGACAGCAGCAGCGCCTCTGCTTGGCCCGGACCCTGGCCCTGGAACCGGAATTCTTGCTGTTAGATGAGCCGACCGCCAACCTGGATTTTCGGATTGCCCAAAAAATTGAAGAACTGCTGCTGGAACTCAAAACCCGATGCCAGATAGTCGCCGTTTCCCACAGCCTGAACCAGGCCCGCCGTCTCGCCGATCAACTCCTGGTTCTCAAAAACGGCTCTTTAATGAGCACCCTGTCACCCGCCGAATTCCAACAACCCGAACGGTGGCAGGACCTGCTGACAGAAATGTTTTAA